TGCCGGCGAACTTGTACTTCTTGGTGACGTAGTCGCGGAGCTTCTTGTCTTCCAGAAGCAGGTCCGCAAACTCCTTCTTCGGAGCGTACCAGCGGCTCTTCCAGTCGAGCATGATGCCGGTGCGGAATCCGACGGGGTTGACTTTCTGTCCCATAAGGTTGGGTCGGGGGTCTGGGTGCGGGGTTCAGGAACCCGGTTGGTTAACGCCTATTCAACCGCGACGGTGATGTGGCTGAATCGCTTCTTGATCACGTGGGCCATGCCGCGCGCCCGGGGACGCATTCGCTTGAACATGGGGCCGCCGTCGACGCGGGCGTCGATGACCGTCAGGCCGGCCAGGTTGGGCGCCCGCTGGTCCTCGGCGTTGCCCAGGGCGCTCTGCAGCACCTTCTCTAGGAGCCGGGCGCCGCGGTGCGGCTGGAAGCGGAGGATCGACAGGGCCTCGTCCGCCCGCTTCCCGCGGATCAGGTCCGCCAGGGGACGCACCTTGGTGGCGCTGATTCGTGCGTGTTTGTGGGTTGCTCGGTAAGCCATGGTATTGCTGTTGGCTGTTGGCGGTTGGCCGGGGGCTACTTCTTGCCCTTGCCGCTGTGGCCGCGGAAGGTCCGGGTGGGGGAAAACTCGCCCAGCTTGTGGCCGACCATGTCTTCGGTGACCTGCACCTTCACGTGGACCTTGCCGTTGTGGACCATGAACGTGTGGCCGACAAACTCGGGCACGATGGTGCAGGCGCGGGCCCAGGTGGTGATCGGGTTCTTGGCGCCGGCGTCGTTCTGCTTCTCTACCTTCATGTAGAGCTTCGGATCGACGTAGGGCCCCTTTTTGGTGGAACGACTCATGCTTGGCTTTCAGCTCGTGGCCGCGGCGGCCGGTGGTCGGCCGTGCGGGCGCCGGGACAGCGGTTACTTGGTTACCAGTTTCTGCACGCCGTAACGCTTCGACTTGCGGCGGCGGACGATCGCCTTGTTCGACGGCTTGCGGCGCTGGCGGGTCATGCCGCCCTTGGCGCTCTTGCCGGTCGGGCTCACCGGGTGACGCCCGCCCTTGGTGCGGCCCTCGCCGCCGCCGTGCGGGTGGTCGATCGGGTTCATCGCGGTGCCGCGGACGTGCGGGCGGCGGCCGAGCCAACGCTTGCGGCCGGCCTTGCCCAGCACCACGGCGCTGTGGTCGGGGTTGCTGGTGGTGCCGATCGTGGCGCGGCAGGTGGACGGGATACGCCGGATCTCACCGCTCGGAAGCGAGATCTGGGCCCAGCCGGCCTCGCGGGCCATCAGCGTGGCGCTGGTGCCCGCCGAGCGGCACATCACGCCGCCGCGGCCGGCCTGCAGCTCGACGTTGTGCACGACGGTGGCCAGCGGGATCTTCGACAGCGGCAGGCAGTTGCCCACGTTCGGCGGGGCGTCGGGTCCGCTCATCACCTGGTCGCCGGCCTTCAGGCCGAGCGGGGCGATGATGTACCGGCGCTCGCCGTCGGCGTAGACCAGCAGCGCGATCCGCGCCGAGCGGTTGGGGTCGTACTGGATGGAGTCGACCGTGGCCAGCACGTTGTCCTTGTTGCGGCGGAAATCGATCAGCCGGTACCGACGCTTGT
This genomic interval from Posidoniimonas corsicana contains the following:
- the rplV gene encoding 50S ribosomal protein L22, coding for MAYRATHKHARISATKVRPLADLIRGKRADEALSILRFQPHRGARLLEKVLQSALGNAEDQRAPNLAGLTVIDARVDGGPMFKRMRPRARGMAHVIKKRFSHITVAVE
- the rpsS gene encoding 30S ribosomal protein S19, with product MSRSTKKGPYVDPKLYMKVEKQNDAGAKNPITTWARACTIVPEFVGHTFMVHNGKVHVKVQVTEDMVGHKLGEFSPTRTFRGHSGKGKK
- the rplB gene encoding 50S ribosomal protein L2, with amino-acid sequence MGIRKYKPTSAGRRNASVSDFSELTKGYKPEKSLLRPLTKTGGRNNQGKITCRHRGGGHKRRYRLIDFRRNKDNVLATVDSIQYDPNRSARIALLVYADGERRYIIAPLGLKAGDQVMSGPDAPPNVGNCLPLSKIPLATVVHNVELQAGRGGVMCRSAGTSATLMAREAGWAQISLPSGEIRRIPSTCRATIGTTSNPDHSAVVLGKAGRKRWLGRRPHVRGTAMNPIDHPHGGGEGRTKGGRHPVSPTGKSAKGGMTRQRRKPSNKAIVRRRKSKRYGVQKLVTK